One genomic segment of Hordeum vulgare subsp. vulgare chromosome 2H, MorexV3_pseudomolecules_assembly, whole genome shotgun sequence includes these proteins:
- the LOC123430308 gene encoding septin and tuftelin-interacting protein 1 homolog 1-like encodes MAISIDVSALLDGTDSAENKPPNPSDMSGSLAFPSRAVANMMRRWNYREGSGLGAQGQGIVLPIQAVVRVRRRPRAGLGYREKPYDNGLHVPPEPPVDEECREWEDIARAMRLETECCETILALLHDMRLQGDDRVETADALKAVAKSKKGLHGKCVPGTFKAGLPPSAARYIIEQVIMPRMVAGVREWKPSSWDPDCGDWLRPWIPLIGHLPESLYGIVESKISNRGYEVVSPWKGYLSPVQWDTFSKRDILPYLTRLVREMRITPPKQTDPSFRTVMLWAPLMRAQDVVSILEAEHFFDKWEDALRHWLQAAKPSLGEATAWCTGWKKLFTPELLADQSVLAHLDAGLDMVDPVMQDLDSLFSKL; translated from the coding sequence ATGGCCATAAGCATCGACGTCTCTGCGCTGCTCGACGGGACCGACTCCGCCGAGAACAAGCCGCCCAACCCATCCGACATGTCGGGCAGCTTGGCATTTCCCAGCCGGGCGGTGGCCAACATGATGCGGCGATGGAATTACCGGGAAGGCTCAGGCCTCGGCGCGCAGGGGCAAGGAATCGTCCTGCCTATACAGGCCGTCGTGCGGGTGCGGCGGCGTCCAAGGGCCGGCCTCGGCTACCGTGAGAAACCATACGACAATGGTCTCCACGTGCCGCCGGAGCCACCCGTGGATGAGGAGTGCCGCGAGTGGGAGGATATTGCACGGGCCATGCGGCTCGAAACCGAGTGCTGCGAGACGATCCTCGCGCTCCTGCATGACATGAGGCTTCAAGGGGACGACCGCGTGGAGACGGCGGATGCGCTCAAGGCCGTGGCTAAGTCCAAGAAGGGGCTCCATGGGAAGTGTGTGCCAGGGACGTTCAAAGCCGGGCTGCCTCCTTCCGCCGCGCGCTACATAATCGAGCAGGTGATCATGCCGAGGATGGTCGCCGGCGTGCGAGAGTGGAAGCCGTCGTCATGGGATCCGGACTGTGGCGACTGGCTACGCCCGTGGATTCCCCTCATCGGACACTTGCCAGAGAGCCTCTACGGCATCGTGGAGAGCAAGATCAGCAACCGTGGTTACGAAGTCGTATCGCCATGGAAGGGATACCTTAGCCCGGTGCAATGGGACACCTTCAGCAAACGTGACATCCTGCCATATCTAACACGGTTAGTACGGGAGATGAGGATCACGCCGCCCAAGCAGACGGACCCTTCGTTCCGGACCGTGATGTTGTGGGCACCTCTGATGCGCGCTCAAGACGTGGTGTCGATCCTTGAAGCCGAACATTTCTTTGACAAGTGGGAAGACGCGTTGCGACACTGGCTGCAAGCCGCCAAGCCCTCGTTGGGGGAGGCCACCGCATGGTGCACCGGCTGGAAGAAGCTCTTCACGCCGGAGCTGCTCGCCGACCAAAGTGTGCTCGCGCATCTTGATGCTGGCCTTGATATGGTCGATCCTGTAATGCAAGACCTCGACAGTCTTTTTAGCAAGTTGTAG